A single window of Salvia splendens isolate huo1 chromosome 8, SspV2, whole genome shotgun sequence DNA harbors:
- the LOC121744937 gene encoding uncharacterized protein LOC121744937, which produces MASISTSTHIIALHQTTHTNKNLPNHDGHCSFLRRSHFHTSQSSRPSNKDFVVRRATPEIAGEIMVSNPLSGIPFIGDNPLLAGIFALTVGVPFMIQRIVAFTKQIEAASQTVEKIADTVENIADEVDKAAEELKAALPDGRLKEAVTFVEKLAENTSDGADKVSDLMDMVQEFDDKLDEFMDKDKNKGTGKA; this is translated from the exons ATGGCTTCTATCTCTACTTCCACTCACATAATAGCCCTTCACCAAACCACTCACACCAACAAAAATCTTCCCAATCACGATGGCCACTGCTCATTTCTTCGCCGGAGTCATTTCCACACATCTCAATCATCAAGACCATCAAACAA GGACTTTGTTGTCCGGAGAGCCACCCCGGAGATCGCCGGAGAAATCATGGTTTCAAATCCTCTCTCCGGCATACCATTTATCGGAGACAATCCATT GCTTGCTGGAATTTTCGCATTAACTGTAGGTGTACCATTTATGATCCAAAGGATAGTTGCATTTACAA AGCAAATCGAGGCGGCGTCGCAGACGGTGGAGAAAATAGCGGACACGGTGGAGAATATAGCCGACGAGGTGGACAAAGCGGCGGAGGAGCTGAAGGCGGCGCTGCCGGACGGCCGGCTGAAGGAGGCCGTTACTTTTGTGGAAAAGCTTGCTGAAAATACATCTGATGGCGCAGATAAAGTCAGCGATTTAATGGACatg GTGCAAGAATTCGATGACAAGCTGGACGAGTTTATGGACAAGGATAAAAACAAAGGCACTGGCAAAGCTTGA
- the LOC121745985 gene encoding secreted RxLR effector protein 161-like — MIIIRDDLEEIERLKTNLASEFEMMNLGYLKYFLGIEVKRSSQGIFINPKKYILDLLAETRLMDCKRADTPIAVNHGLQIIKGTSLADRGKYQCLVGKLIYLSYTRPDIAYAVSVVSQFMHHPQNDHVEAALRIVKYLKGTFDHGVMFKRNNHLEIHGYTDADWAGNPADRRSTVGYLTFIGGNLVSWKSKKQKVVALSSAEAEFKGIRSGLTERSTDRYFNQGCGHKEFPRSP; from the exons ATGATTATCATCAGAGACGACTTGGAGGAAATTGAAAGGTTGAAAACAAACTTGGCTTCCGAATTTGAAATGATGAACTTGGGATATCTGAAGTATTTTTTGGGAATTGAAGTAAAGAGATCAAGTCAAGGTATCTTCATCAATCCGAAGAAGTATATCCTAGATCTTCTGGCAGAAACAAGATTGATGGATTGCAAGCGTGCTGATACACCCATTGCAGTAAATCACGGCTTGCAAATCATAAAGGGAACATCATTGGCAGATCGTGGAAAATATCAATGTCTAGTCGGGAAGTTAATTTACTTATCAtatactagaccagatattgcTTATGCGGTTAGTGTagtaagtcagtttatgcatcATCCCCAAAACGACCACGTGGAAGCAGCACTGAGGATTGTGAAGTATCTAAAAGGTACTTTTGATCATGGAGTTATGTTCAAAAGAAACAACCATTTAGAAATTCACGGTTACACAGACGCAGATTGGGCTGGAAATCCCGCCGACAGAAGATCTACTGTCGGATACCTCACATTCATTGGTGGAAATTTAGTTTCATGGaaaagtaagaaacaaaaggtggtgGCGCTCTCAAGTGCAGAAGCCGAATTCAAAGGAATTAGAAGTGGTTTGACCGAA AGATCAACTGACAGATATTTTAACCAAGGCTGTGGGCACAAAGAATTTCCGAGAAGTCCTTGA